One window of Oscillospiraceae bacterium genomic DNA carries:
- the miaA gene encoding tRNA (adenosine(37)-N6)-dimethylallyltransferase MiaA, with the protein MNQVIVIAGPTASGKTGLSVEVAKQLHTEIVSADSMQIYQGMDVGTAKVTEDEMCGIPHHMIDIVSPMENYNVSRYVEDAKPIVDGILAQGKIPVIAGGTGLYINSLVYGYDLAPIPSDDAVREEITKLYEEKGGEFLLEELRKIDPKTADRLHPNNARRLIRALEVYRISGTTISDQEERTKNAPKPYDVKFFVLDTDRDKLYERINRRVDLMLENGLVAEVKTLLEQGIPKTNTSMQAIGYKEIVEYLDGYLTLDEAVEKLKMESRRYAKRQLTWFRRNEGAHWLEASLPKEELAKEILDTMKKR; encoded by the coding sequence ATGAATCAGGTCATCGTGATAGCAGGACCAACTGCTTCCGGGAAAACCGGTTTGTCGGTAGAGGTTGCAAAACAGTTGCATACAGAAATTGTGTCTGCAGATTCGATGCAGATTTATCAGGGGATGGATGTGGGAACCGCCAAGGTAACAGAAGACGAAATGTGCGGAATCCCGCATCATATGATAGATATTGTATCTCCTATGGAGAATTATAATGTCAGCCGTTATGTGGAAGATGCAAAACCCATTGTGGACGGCATTCTGGCACAGGGGAAAATCCCCGTAATTGCAGGCGGAACAGGGCTTTATATCAATTCTTTGGTATATGGATATGACCTTGCTCCCATTCCCAGTGATGATGCAGTACGAGAAGAAATCACAAAGCTTTACGAAGAAAAAGGCGGAGAATTTCTCTTAGAAGAGCTTCGTAAAATTGACCCGAAAACGGCAGACAGACTTCACCCTAACAACGCCAGACGATTGATTCGTGCTTTGGAAGTTTATCGCATTTCAGGCACTACCATTTCCGATCAGGAAGAGCGCACTAAAAATGCACCGAAACCATACGATGTGAAATTCTTCGTGTTGGATACCGATCGGGACAAGCTTTATGAACGGATTAACCGTAGAGTTGATTTGATGTTGGAAAATGGCTTGGTTGCGGAAGTAAAAACATTGCTTGAACAAGGGATTCCAAAAACCAACACCTCTATGCAGGCAATCGGTTATAAAGAAATCGTGGAATATTTAGACGGATATTTAACCTTGGACGAAGCGGTGGAAAAACTCAAAATGGAATCCCGCCGTTATGCCAAACGTCAGCTGACCTGGTTTCGCAGAAATGAAGGAGCTCATTGGTTGGAAGCAAGTTTACCGAAAGAGGAACTTGCAAAGGAAATTCTGGATACAATGAAAAAAAGGTGA
- a CDS encoding YggS family pyridoxal phosphate-dependent enzyme: MTTAEKLDIIKEEISDCAKKSGRCSEDIMLLPVTKTKTVEEIMPALEYGIKAIGENYVQELVAKYDILCPYVEEFHMIGHLQSNKVKYLVDKVSLIHSVESHSVLYEIQKQMKKRDKIQDILLEVNLTKEDSKFGIYEEHLEEFYQKAKECANVRVRGLMTMPPVDYQEAQLRGVFSKMRQIFERYNDQDSACDILSMGMSNDYTIAIEEGSTLVRIGSKIFGPRVYQ, from the coding sequence TTGACAACAGCAGAAAAACTTGATATAATAAAAGAGGAGATTTCTGATTGTGCAAAGAAGTCCGGCAGATGTTCTGAGGATATTATGCTTTTGCCTGTAACCAAGACAAAAACCGTGGAAGAAATTATGCCTGCTTTAGAGTATGGTATTAAGGCCATCGGAGAAAATTATGTGCAGGAGCTGGTTGCAAAATATGATATTCTTTGTCCTTATGTGGAAGAATTTCATATGATTGGTCATCTTCAATCCAATAAGGTGAAATATTTGGTTGATAAGGTAAGCTTGATTCATTCAGTGGAATCACACTCGGTGCTTTATGAGATTCAAAAGCAGATGAAAAAAAGAGATAAAATTCAGGATATTCTTTTGGAAGTGAATTTAACAAAAGAAGATTCTAAATTCGGAATCTATGAAGAACATTTGGAAGAATTTTATCAGAAAGCAAAAGAGTGTGCAAATGTACGGGTACGCGGTCTGATGACCATGCCACCTGTAGATTATCAGGAAGCACAGCTTCGCGGTGTGTTTTCAAAAATGCGGCAGATTTTTGAACGGTATAACGATCAGGATTCTGCTTGTGATATTCTGTCTATGGGGATGAGCAATGATTATACAATAGCCATTGAAGAAGGCTCCACCCTTGTCAGAATCGGCTCGAAAATATTCGGGCCAAGAGTTTATCAGTGA
- a CDS encoding cell division protein SepF: MFAAIKKKLIDFGILEKEEEELDDVEKIFKAKETPVKDIREIKDPREIREGLSSSPKKGKIVNIHTTTQLKVVVVHPVAFEDSREIADHLKTKKPIVVNLENIDREVAKRIIDFLSGAVYSLDGNIQKISNGIFLIVPYNMGIMGDFKDELRNKVVFPF; this comes from the coding sequence ATGTTTGCTGCTATTAAGAAAAAATTAATTGATTTTGGTATTTTGGAAAAAGAAGAGGAAGAATTGGACGACGTTGAGAAAATTTTCAAGGCGAAAGAAACTCCTGTGAAAGATATCCGAGAAATAAAAGATCCCAGAGAAATTCGTGAAGGTCTTTCTTCTTCTCCTAAAAAAGGAAAAATTGTGAATATTCACACCACCACCCAGTTAAAAGTGGTTGTGGTTCATCCGGTTGCATTTGAAGATTCCAGAGAAATTGCAGATCATTTAAAAACAAAAAAACCCATTGTTGTAAACTTAGAAAATATTGACCGTGAGGTAGCAAAAAGAATCATCGACTTTTTATCCGGTGCAGTGTATTCTTTAGATGGAAATATTCAGAAGATTTCTAACGGCATTTTTCTGATTGTTCCGTATAATATGGGTATTATGGGAGATTTTAAAGATGAACTCCGTAACAAAGTAGTATTTCCGTTCTAA
- a CDS encoding DivIVA domain-containing protein codes for MPFCKRGISMYTPIELENITFKKAALGYDKDEVMGFISRIYQDYDKLYKENLTLKDKNNMLSDAIREYKSMEDALRDTVVTAHSISDEVKKNAHKEAEVIIKDATLQKDEMIAKALQEADEIQAKVANLKQEFSIYKSKIRSLIQSQLEILDMEQ; via the coding sequence ATGCCTTTCTGTAAGAGGGGGATTTCTATGTACACACCCATTGAGTTGGAAAATATAACCTTTAAAAAGGCTGCACTCGGTTATGATAAAGATGAAGTAATGGGCTTTATCAGCAGAATTTATCAGGATTATGATAAACTCTATAAGGAAAACCTGACATTAAAAGATAAAAACAATATGCTATCTGATGCAATTCGTGAGTATAAATCTATGGAAGATGCACTTCGTGATACCGTAGTCACCGCACATTCTATTTCTGATGAAGTAAAAAAGAATGCTCATAAGGAAGCAGAAGTAATCATCAAGGATGCAACTTTGCAAAAGGATGAAATGATTGCCAAAGCTTTGCAGGAAGCAGACGAGATTCAAGCGAAAGTTGCAAATTTAAAACAGGAATTTAGTATCTATAAATCTAAAATCAGAAGTTTGATTCAATCTCAGCTGGAGATTTTAGATATGGAACAGTAA
- the lspA gene encoding signal peptidase II gives MMVLYMGIVLLLILATRFLAYWGNMVLVNGDIDIIPNVLNLSYVQNFGAGFGLFSGAKFWLITVSVLLFVMITYYVVHHRKAIKLSTLVPLAMIAGGGVSNVADRLQFGYVVDYINFYCIDYPVFNLADICVVVGVFWIAAKILFAKEPEKQ, from the coding sequence ATGATGGTATTATATATGGGAATTGTGTTGCTTTTAATTTTAGCAACCCGATTTTTGGCATATTGGGGTAATATGGTATTAGTAAATGGTGATATTGATATTATTCCCAACGTGTTGAATTTAAGCTATGTGCAAAATTTTGGTGCAGGCTTCGGACTTTTTTCAGGCGCAAAATTTTGGTTGATTACTGTTTCAGTGCTGCTTTTTGTGATGATTACTTATTATGTGGTTCATCACAGAAAAGCGATAAAATTATCCACCCTGGTTCCTCTTGCCATGATTGCAGGCGGAGGTGTTTCCAATGTTGCAGATCGTTTGCAGTTTGGTTATGTGGTGGATTACATAAATTTCTATTGTATTGATTATCCCGTATTTAATTTGGCAGATATTTGTGTGGTAGTCGGTGTGTTCTGGATCGCCGCCAAAATTTTATTTGCAAAAGAACCTGAAAAGCAATAG
- a CDS encoding RluA family pseudouridine synthase yields the protein MELIVSTSEKIRIDKYLADTCPDFTRNFVQKLIEEEQVTVNGNACTKKTMVVDGDVISCQIPEPKELSVREENIPLEIVYEDDSLIVVNKPRGMVVHPANGNYEGTLVNALLYHCKGRLSSINGVIRPGIVHRIDKDTSGILLVAKTDAAHLSLAEQIKEHSVKREYVALLDGVIKDDGGTVDKPIGRSEKDRKKMAITLKNSRNAITHYMVLERYLGYCLVKCRLETGRTHQIRVHMASLGHPVTGDQVYGAKKQKLFHEGQLLHAKTIGFIHPNTGEYMEFTSELPKEFQEVLRKLKQ from the coding sequence ATGGAGCTGATTGTATCGACATCAGAAAAAATCAGAATCGATAAATATCTTGCAGATACCTGTCCGGATTTCACCAGAAATTTTGTGCAAAAATTGATTGAAGAAGAACAGGTTACCGTAAATGGTAATGCATGCACAAAAAAAACAATGGTTGTAGACGGAGATGTGATTTCCTGTCAGATTCCTGAACCCAAGGAACTTTCTGTAAGAGAAGAAAATATACCTTTGGAAATTGTGTATGAAGACGATTCTCTGATTGTTGTGAACAAGCCTCGCGGCATGGTGGTGCATCCTGCTAACGGAAATTATGAAGGCACCCTGGTGAACGCTTTGTTGTATCACTGTAAAGGGCGCCTTTCTTCAATTAATGGTGTCATTCGTCCCGGAATTGTTCATCGGATTGATAAAGATACCAGCGGAATTCTGTTAGTGGCAAAAACGGATGCGGCACATTTGTCTTTAGCTGAGCAAATTAAGGAACATTCTGTGAAACGAGAATATGTTGCTTTGTTAGACGGTGTTATCAAAGATGATGGCGGAACGGTGGATAAGCCCATCGGAAGAAGCGAAAAAGACCGCAAAAAAATGGCGATTACCCTGAAAAATTCCAGGAATGCGATAACACATTACATGGTGTTGGAACGGTATTTAGGATATTGTTTGGTGAAATGTCGCTTGGAAACAGGAAGAACACATCAGATTCGTGTGCATATGGCAAGTTTGGGTCATCCGGTTACAGGAGATCAGGTATATGGTGCAAAAAAACAGAAGCTGTTTCATGAGGGGCAGTTGCTCCATGCGAAAACCATTGGATTTATTCACCCCAACACCGGAGAATATATGGAATTCACTTCTGAACTTCCAAAAGAATTTCAAGAAGTGCTACGAAAACTAAAACAGTAA
- a CDS encoding PaaI family thioesterase, producing the protein MKTLDEVRSFFQNDRFATENGMVIDEIEENYAKCSLTIAPKHKNAVGGVMGGVYFTLADFCYAVATNHQEPKWVSLNSTISFLGRPKGEQLIAVATCIKNGRSTNLYTVTVTDEQKNLVASVSITGFCTK; encoded by the coding sequence ATGAAAACATTAGATGAAGTACGTTCTTTTTTTCAAAATGACCGTTTTGCAACGGAAAATGGAATGGTAATTGATGAGATTGAAGAAAATTATGCCAAATGCAGTTTAACCATTGCCCCGAAACATAAAAATGCCGTAGGTGGTGTGATGGGAGGCGTATATTTTACATTAGCGGATTTTTGCTATGCCGTTGCTACCAATCATCAGGAACCGAAGTGGGTATCCTTAAATTCTACCATTTCCTTTTTGGGAAGACCGAAAGGGGAACAGTTGATTGCCGTTGCTACTTGTATCAAAAACGGTCGTTCTACAAATCTTTACACTGTCACTGTGACAGATGAACAGAAAAATCTTGTTGCATCTGTTTCGATTACCGGCTTTTGTACGAAATAA